The following are from one region of the Vitis riparia cultivar Riparia Gloire de Montpellier isolate 1030 chromosome 9, EGFV_Vit.rip_1.0, whole genome shotgun sequence genome:
- the LOC117922144 gene encoding beta-galactosidase 17 translates to MQRLSGRRASSLRTEASSWSGLLTMARKRSSRTTFFLLSLLFLAAFTLFAPLPSLSSLSPPLPTSSPIRVIGQKFEIKNDKFWKDGQPFQIIGGDLHYFRVHPEYWEDRLLRAKALGLNTIQTYVPWNLHEPRPGKLVFEGIADIVAFLKLCQKLDFLVMLRPGPYICGEWDLGGFPAWLLAVNPPLRLRSSDPAFLRLVDRWWGNLLPQIAPLLYDKGGPIIMVQIENEYGSYGDDKAYLHHLVAVARRHLGNDLILYTTDGGSRETLAKGTIRGDAVFSAVDFSTGDDPRPIFQLQKEYNAPGKSPPLCAEFYTGWLTHWGENIASTGADFTAAALDKILSLKGSAVLYMAHGGTNFGFYNGANTGADELDYKPDLTSYDYDAPIRESGDVDNAKFKALRGVVKRHSAASLPSVPSNTEKRGYGPIQLQKTESLFDLIDKIDPIGVVESENPTSMESVGQMFGFLLYTSGYAAKDQGSNLFIPNVHDRAQVFISCPSEDNGGRPTYVGTIERWSNQNLSLPDTKCASKINLFVLVENMGRVNYGSHLFDQKGILSPVYLDGNVLKSWKIVAIPFQNLNEVLDIKPIKEIAHSRINKTLALTNIKNTEEVSIEPALYAGRFVVDETKDTFISFSGWGKGIAFVNEFNIGRFWPSTGPQCNLYVPAPVLRHGENNLVIFELESPNSELVVHSVDHPDFTCRSSSSSLL, encoded by the exons ATGCAGAGGTTGAGTGGGAGACGAGCCAGCAGTCTCCGTACAGAGGCGTCAAGCTGGTCAGGGTTGTTGACAATGGCCAGGAAGCGAAGCTCCAGGACCACCTTCTTCCTCCTGTCTCTTCTCTTCCTCGCTGCCTTCACTCTCTTCGCTCCTCTCCCTTccctctcctctctctcccCTCCCCTCCCTACTTCGTCTCCGATCAGG GTCATTGGTCAAAAGTTTGAGATCAAGAACgacaaattttggaaagatggTCAACCTTTCCAGATTATTGGTGGTGATTTGCATTATTTCCGGGTTCATCCTGAG TACTGGGAAGATAGGCTGTTGAGAGCAAAGGCATTGGGCTTGAATACCATTCAAACTTATGTTCCTTGGAATCTGCATGAACCAAGACCTGGAAAACTGGTTTTTGAGGGTATTGCAGATATAGTTGCATTTCTCAAACTCTGTCAGAAGCTGGATTTTCTTGTTATGCTTCGACCAGGACCTTATATATGTGGAG AGTGGGATTTGGGGGGGTTTCCTGCCTGGCTGCTTGCCGTTAATCCGCCTCTCAGATTAAGATCATCGGATCCTGCCTTCCTTCGTTTG GTTGATAGATGGTGGGGAAATCTACTTCCACAGATAGCTCCTCTTCTTTATGACAAAGGAGGCCCTATTATAATGGTTCAG ATTGAAAATGAATATGGTTCATATGGGGATGATAAAGCTTATCTTCATCACCTGGTTGCAGTGGCCAGAAGACACCTTGGGAATGATCTAATATT GTATACTACAGATGGAGGTTCTAGGGAAACTCTTGCAAAAGGCACCATTCGTGGAGATGCTGTCTTTTCAG CTGTTGACTTCTCAACTGGTGATGATCCACGCCCTATATTTCAGTTGCAAAAGGAGTACAATGCACCAGGAAAGTCTCCACCTCTCTGCGC GGAGTTCTATACAGGTTGGCTTACACACTGGGGGGAGAATATTGCAAGTACTGGTGCTGATTTTACAGCCGCTGCTCttgacaaaattttgtctcTGAAGGGTTCCGCTGTGCTTTAT ATGGCACATGGTGGGACAAACTTTGGATTTTACAATGGTGCCAATACTGGTGCAGATGAGTTGGACTACAAGCCTGACCTTACTTCCTATGATTAT GATGCACCAATTAGAGAATCTGGTGATGTGGACAATGCGAAGTTCAAAG CATTGCGAGGGGTTGTGAAGCGACACAGTGCAGCATCTCTTCCTTCAGTTCCTTCCAACACTGAAAAGAGAGGATATGGACCCATCCAGTTACAGAAAACTGAatctttgtttgatttaattgataAAATAGATCCTATTGGTGTGGTTGAATCTGAAAATCCAACTTCAATGGAGTCTGTGGGACAG ATGtttggatttttattatatacatCAGGATATGCAGCAAAGGACCAAGGAAGCAATTTGTTCATACCAAAT GTGCATGATAGAGCTCAGGTTTTTATTTCATGCCCTTCTGAAGATAATGGTGGAAGACCAACATATGTAGGTACAATTGAAAGATGGTCAAATCAGAACCTGAGCCTTCCTGATACTAAATGTGCTTCCAAAATCAACTTATTTGTTTTA GTTGAAAACATGGGACGTGTAAATTATGGGTCACACTTGTTTGACCAGAAG GGTATTTTGTCTCCTGTTTATCTGGATGGGAATGTTCTGAAGAGTTGGAAGATTGTTGCAATTCCTTTCCAAAACCTGAATGAGGTGTTGGATATCAAGCCCATCAAGGAGATTGCACATTCCAGAATCAATAAAACATTGGCCCTTacgaatataaaaaatactg AGGAGGTTTCCATAGAACCAGCACTCTATGCTGGCCGTTTTGTAGTTGATGAAACAAAAGACACATTCATATCATTCAGTGGATGGGGTAAAGGGATCGCATTTGTCAATGAATTCAACATAGGAAGATTTTGGCCG TCAACTGGACCACAGTGCAACCTCTATGTCCCTGCTCCAGTGCTTAGACATGGGGAAAACAATCTG GTCATCTTTGAATTAGAATCACCAAACTCTGAGCTTGTGGTTCACTCAGTTGATCATCCAGACTTCACATGCCGTTCAAGCAGTTCTAGCTTGCTCTGA
- the LOC117922146 gene encoding mediator of RNA polymerase II transcription subunit 9 isoform X2: MDHPYSGGSWSMIPSMSPHSNAATPSDQDHLFLQQQQPQQHHLYQHQQQRLHHQQQQQQQQQQQQQQHHHHQSLASHFHLLHLVENLSDAIENGTRDQHSDALVRELNSHFEKCQQLLNSISVSINTKAMKMTGKFNFHGTLEHTSVCFHFLYQKL, encoded by the exons ATGGATCACCCATACTCAGGTGGAAGCTGGTCAATGATTCCCAGCATGTCGCCTCACAGTAACGCCGCTACACCCTCGGATCAGGACCATCTGTTCCTCCAACAACAGCAACCACAGCAGCACCACCTCTATCAGCATCAACAGCAGCGTCTTCACCAtcagcagcagcaacaacaacagcagcagcagcagcagcaacaacacCATCATCACCAATCACTGGCTTCTCACTTCCACTTATTACAT TTGGTGGAGAATTTGTCCGACGCAATCGAAAATGGAACACGTGACCAGCACTCTGATGCACtg GTTAGGGAATTGAACAGTCACTTTGAAAAGTGCCAGCAGCTGTTGAACTCGATATCAGTATCTATCAACACAAAGGCCATG AAAATGACtggaaaattcaattttcatggaACACTGGAGCACACCTctgtttgttttcatttcttatatCAGAAACTATGA
- the LOC117922147 gene encoding uncharacterized protein LOC117922147: protein MEIKPSVALRAMLVGSIAACAKIAGVLKAAGGAKIGVAATAMTAAATAAMSSKQEDASKQPSK from the coding sequence ATGGAAATAAAACCATCAGTTGCCTTGAGGGCAATGCTTGTAGGATCGATAGCAGCGTGTGCAAAAATTGCAGGCGTACTGAAGGCTGCAGGTGGTGCAAAGATCGGGGTAGCTGCAACTGCCATGACAGCAGCTGCTACTGCAGCTATGTCATCAAAGCAGGAAGATGCTTCTAAGCAACcttcaaaatga
- the LOC117922145 gene encoding protein indeterminate-domain 11 has translation MSNLTSASGEASVSSGNRAETAPMYPQQQYFAPPNQAQAQVQAQPAVKKKRNLPGNPDPDAEVIALSPKTLMATNRFVCEICNKGFQRDQNLQLHRRGHNLPWKLKQRTSKEVRKKVYVCPEASCVHHDPSRALGDLTGIKKHFCRKHGEKKWKCDKCSKRYAVQSDWKAHSKTCGTREYRCDCGTLFSRRDSFITHRAFCDALAEESARAITGNPVLLSSQAAAGPSSSTPHSHSQISLQQQQQFNSNHDFHAFQMKKEQQSFSIRSEVVPPWLSSSSSLFPTRLDHDFTQTTQDLALHDIQNPNPNPSLGPTLPPYHPTLSPHMSATALLQKAAQMGATMSKTTGGSGASAPAMIRPHQAHVSADHSCNNTTGFGLNLSSREEMGGGFVQGLAPFGNKAAAVPSAAAAAAATGPGGGAPSPSLLLQDMMTSLSSATGFDSSSFEDAFGGMLNSRKNGNNLHQTLPSKSTTTTATTHHSSGGAGNDGLTRDFLGLRALSHSDILSIAGLGTCMNTSPHDHQNQTQKPWQG, from the exons ATGTCTAATTTGACTTCAGCATCTGGTGAAGCAAGTGTTTCTTCTGGAAATAGAGCTGAAACTGCCCCCATGTATCCTCAACAACAATACTTTGCTCCACCAAATCAAGCTCAAGCTCAAGTTCAAGCTCAGCCTgcagtgaagaagaagagaaacctGCCAGGAAACCCAG ACCCAGATGCAGAAGTGATAGCTTTGTCACCCAAAACACTCATGGCAACAAACAGATTTGTGTGTGAGATCTGCAACAAAGGGTTCCAGAGGGACCAGAATCTTCAGCTTCATAGAAGAGGGCATAATCTTCCATGGAAACTGAAGCAAAGAACAAGCAAAGAGGTGAGGAAGAAGGTGTATGTGTGCCCAGAAGCCAGTTGTGTGCACCATGACCCATCAAGAGCTCTAGGGGACCTGACAGGAATCAAGAAGCACTTTTGCAGAAAGCATGGTGAGAAGAAGTGGAAATGTGACAAGTGCTCAAAGAGGTATGCAGTTCAATCAGACTGGAAAGCTCACTCCAAGACTTGTGGCACTAGAGAGTACAGATGTGACTGTGGAACCCTTTTCTCAAG GAGGGATAGTTTCATAACTCACAGAGCTTTCTGTGATGCTTTGGCAGAGGAGAGTGCAAGGGCAATCACTGGGAACCCAGTTCTACTTTCCTCACAAGCTGCTGCAGGGCCATCATCATCAACACCCCATTCTCATTCTCAGATTAGCCTCCAGCAACAACAACAATTCAACAGCAACCATGATTTCCATGCATTTCAGATGAAGAAAGAGCAGCAAAGTTTCAGTATAAGGTCTGAGGTGGTACCGCCATGgctttcatcatcttcttcattgtTCCCAACAAGGTTAGACCATGACTTCACACAGACAACCCAAGATTTGGCTCTCCATGAcattcaaaaccctaaccctaaccctagccTTGGCCCCACTCTTCCTCCATACCATCCAACACTCTCCCCACACATGTCTGCTACTGCATTACTGCAAAAGGCAGCTCAAATGGGTGCAACAATGAGCAAGACTACTGGTGGTTCTGGTGCTTCAGCACCAGCCATGATCAGACCCCACCAAGCTCACGTGTCTGCTGATCACTCTTGTAACAATACAACTGGTTTTGGGTTGAATTTGTCTTCACGTGAAGAGATGGGTGGTGGGTTTGTCCAAGGCTTGGCCCCTTTTGGGAATAAAGCTGCTGCAGTTCCTTCTGCTGCAGCTGCAGCTGCTGCTACAGGCCCAGGTGGTGGTGCTCCAtctccttctcttcttcttcaagacATGATGACTTCTCTGTCTTCTGCAACTGGGTTTGACTCCTCCTCCTTTGAAGATGCTTTTGGTGGTATGCTGAATTCAAGGAAAAATGGCAACAATCTCCACCAAACTCTTCCATCAAAATCAACAaccaccaccgccaccacccACCATAGCAGTGGTGGTGCTGGAAATGATGGTTTGACAAGAGATTTTCTGGGTCTAAGAGCTCTCTCCCACAGCGACATTCTCAGTATAGCTGGCCTTGGAACCTGCATGAACACCTCTCCCCATGATCATCAGAATCAGACCCAAAAGCCATGGCAAGGTTAG
- the LOC117922146 gene encoding mediator of RNA polymerase II transcription subunit 9 isoform X1 has translation MDHPYSGGSWSMIPSMSPHSNAATPSDQDHLFLQQQQPQQHHLYQHQQQRLHHQQQQQQQQQQQQQQHHHHQSLASHFHLLHLVENLSDAIENGTRDQHSDALVRELNSHFEKCQQLLNSISVSINTKAMTVEGQKRKLEESEQLLNQRRDLIAKYRNSVEDLIKSEP, from the exons ATGGATCACCCATACTCAGGTGGAAGCTGGTCAATGATTCCCAGCATGTCGCCTCACAGTAACGCCGCTACACCCTCGGATCAGGACCATCTGTTCCTCCAACAACAGCAACCACAGCAGCACCACCTCTATCAGCATCAACAGCAGCGTCTTCACCAtcagcagcagcaacaacaacagcagcagcagcagcagcaacaacacCATCATCACCAATCACTGGCTTCTCACTTCCACTTATTACAT TTGGTGGAGAATTTGTCCGACGCAATCGAAAATGGAACACGTGACCAGCACTCTGATGCACtg GTTAGGGAATTGAACAGTCACTTTGAAAAGTGCCAGCAGCTGTTGAACTCGATATCAGTATCTATCAACACAAAGGCCATG ACAGTTGAGGGACAAAAGCGCAAGCTGGAGGAAAGTGAGCAACTGCTAAATCAACGGAG GGATCTGATTGCCAAGTATAGGAACTCTGTTGAAGACCTCATCAAGTCTGAGCCTTGA